The window GAACGCCCGCTGCGCGCGGAGGGAGCACGGCCCGATCCTTCTGCTGTGATCCCTCCTCCCGTCCTCTGCCTCTTCGGCCTCCCGAAGTccgccttctcctcctctccGGCCGGCCCAGCCCCCCCAGTGCGGCCAGACAGTCCGGAGAGGGCGTCGCTCCCGCCCCCGCGTGTCCGACGGGGTTGGGCGAATCCTTTCGGGCACCCGGCAAGAGTTCACTCCGTAAAAGGGCGCCCTCCGCCAGGCCTGCTTAGGGCAGGAGGCCAGGCTTCGGATGGCTGCGGCTCAGCACCCTTCCCTCCTGGCCCCAAAATAGCCCCGGGATCAGCTGTCAAGCTCCACCAAATATAGCCTGATCTATCCAGACCCGCGTCCTGCGCAGGGGCCCAGCGCCGGATCGGGAGGGCCCTCAGGGGCCTCTCCAGGCTGAGCTAGTCCCTCCCCTGCCAGGGCTGCTTGGAAGGAGGGCACAGCCCAGGGGCCCAGGcctgcctccctctgccctccagcCCTCTCCGCCCCAGGCAGCCCTCCTGGAGCCCCGGAGAGCCTACTTCCTGGAACCGGCCCCGACCCCCGGGACCCCGATCGTCCATCCCCCTCCAGCACACCTACAAGGCAGAGGGGCCAAAGGGCCCCTTCAAATCAGTGTTCCTGGGCCAACGGCACACTGTGCCCACGTCCCAATCCTTGGATGAGGAGAGACTTATCTGCCTCGTCAAAGCCAGAAGCCTTGGGAGGTGTAGTCCCACATGAGCCTTTAGGAAACCAGATCACAAACGGGAAGCAGACCTCAGGGTGGCTGGGAGAGGTCGAGTCCTCTTGCAGACAGTCCTGGGTGTGGCTGGGGGGTCCGGGGAGGGCAGAGGGTAGGTGGGGGGgtgcaggaggagagggtggggctaTGCTGCTCAGCGCTTTGCCCTCCCTGGCTTTAGAGCAGACCCCAGAGGGTGGCCAGGAGTATAAGGGCCAGGGCCAGGGTTGCGGGGGTGGCAAGGCCAGCGCCATTACAGAGGTCATACTGGCAGCAGGAAGTAGTGGATGCGTGCTTGGAGTAGCCGTCGTACACAGTCTCAAAGCAGCTGGGCACACAGGACTTGCTCACCTTCATCCTGGTCGGGGTGTAGTCTGCAGAGGGGAGGAAGGCAGGCCAGGACCCTGAGAGGGGCCAACCCAAGCATGCAGGGCCATTAGGCCAGGATCCCCTCTGCCTGGGGCTCCCAGAAAGGATCCTGGAGTAGGTGGGAGCCTCCCTCCTCAGCCTCCCCCATTCtaccccctgccccgccccagtGCTCCCCAGAGAGAGCTGGGGCAGCGTCCCAGGAACTCACAAGTACGCGTCGTCATGCAGTAGGAGACCATGGCCGGGCAGCGCATGGGGTTGAAGCAGTTCTCCCCATTGTAGGCGCACACATGGCAGTCCAGAGCTTGAGCTGCGGCCGGGGAGGGGCCGCAGGGAGAGGGGGTCAGAGAACAGGGAGATCAGCCCCCAGGTCCCATCATCTTCCCCAGGAAGAGCTAGAAGGAGAGGTGGTCACTGGGATTTCTGCCACCATCCCCCCAGCTCAGCCTGGCTGACCCCAAACATGGGTCTGTCCATCCCTATGTTCTCCATCCATCTTACCCACAGGGAGGCCCACCAGGGCCACGAGGAACAGGGCGAGCAGGGGCGTCATGGCCGGGGGCCAGAGGGCAGAGTGGGAGCAGGGATGTGGAGAGCAGTTGGTCCTTGATTCAACTcaggccagggctggggcagggcacaGAGAGGGTGGGACAACCCCCTGCCCCCCCGGAGCTCCTGGTCAACTGGAGGCGCTGTATTCCTGCACAGAAGGGAGCAAGGACGGGAGGTCATAGCAGGGCCTGAGGCACCCATGGGGGGCTTGGGCAGAGGGGCCACCCAGCTCagcctggaaggcttcctggagaaggagacacAAATGAGATGAGAAGgaagggggggtggggtgggatgctTCAACGAGAGACACCAGTGCCTGCAAAAGGCCAAGACCCGTGCACACCAGACGAAGAAGTGCCACAGCTAGGGTGGGGTGCCAagagaaggctggaggagaaggcttGAATGCTAGGCCAGAACCCACACCCTCCCTGGGGATGGTTGGGGCAGGGGCCCTAGGGAGCTGGCACccagccctcccccacccaggaCCCTGAGTACAAGGGCGCCCTTGGGCCCGGGAGCAGGTCTAGCCTCACTACTCCCCTCCCCTGTGCCTCTGGTGTGTCCTTGCACGGACTTTCAGGGCCGAGCGGGGGGGCCCCTCTCCTGGGAGGCCTCCGGAGCCCTCCGTCACCGCAGGGCTCGCGGCATTGGTGGGCTGCAGCTCTGTCCAGTCAGCAGGGGATGCACTCTGAAAGGACTGCAGGGGGGCCCTTGGCAGGACAAGAACTTCCCAGCCGGATCCGCTGTTTGGAGCGGAGATGCCCCCTCTCCAGACAGGCTCTGGGCGAATCCGACAACTTCCCTCCCTGCGCGGGGACAGTCCAGCCCCGCCTCTGCGCCAAGGAGGGCTAAATCCGACTCTCCCCTTCCAGAGAACAACAAACCCATCTTCCATGACCCATTTTCAGGGCGTCCCCCTCGGGGTACCAAAGGTCTGAGTAAGGCCGGGCCTGCAGCGCCAGCTCTTCCCCGCCCCCTCCAGGGGAGCCCCGCCCCAGAGACTGCGGTCCCAAGTTGGGGGATGACCTCAACCATGACCTTCATTCACCACACCGAGGCCCCGTTGCGCCTGGGACTCACCCGCGGCCGCTCTCCAGCCCCTGCAACTCGGGTCTGACAGCGCGGCCGTCCCTCCGTGCGCCCCGCGGAGACCACGCCGCGTTGTCGTCCCCGCGGCAGAGCCGCCCGTCGCCGGTGACCTCActgcaggccccgccccgccccgcccggcccgCCCGCCGGCTCGTCCCTCTTGCGGGGCTGGGACCCCTGGCAACAGTCCATGGTGCCCAGGCGTTTAGGCCCCGCAGGAACACCCACGCGACGCTCAGACGCACGCGCACCGCGGGACACGTCTGGCCCTGCCTCGCTCTCTCTGCTTCCAGCAGCCGCAGCCGCCCACTCACCCCAGGTTACGTAGTCAGCCCCGCACCCCAGCAGCCCGCTGcgccccctccttccttccactcAGTTTAACAGGGAGGGGTGGAGGTGGAGTGGAGCCGACTTCTGGACTGAGCTTCTGCGTCCCCAACCTAGCTCTCCTTTACCTGCAGTGTGACCTCCGCAAGCCACCCCGCATTTCTGGGCCTCCTCCCCACACCTGGTCCCACCCAACACAGGGTTAAAGCAAGTCTTGAAAGGAGTCCACTGTTTCTTAATTCCCTTaaacattaataataatgtttaaggcaaaatttaagattttcatgggctctaatttttttttttctaatgtgagAAAAGAATACACTTCCTTTGAccctaagttttatttttctttcaaagagctgaGCCATTTTGGGGTCCCTAGGCACTGAGCCTCCAAAGTGAGGTGGGCACTCTCTCTGGAGGGATTGGGATGGTTGGTCACCCTGTTTGCCAAATAGTCACTGAGATGACACAGGTGCCAGGTGTGGGGATAAAACTGACAAACATTCCCAAATATTCTTGACATCATAAAGCTGACAATCTAATGAGGCATAAAATAAATGCAAGGGTGTGGAAACCTGTGTGTGTTGTCGCCTTCATCCTCAGATCATGATGAATTAAGGGCGTTGCCAAACTCAGCCTCTGTTCACTGCTGCCAAATAGAAAtgcagagacagagtttggggtgaagcagaaaagaggagcttttattgttttgccaggcaaagggggccacagtgggctagTGCCCTCAAGACAGTCTGGCCCACCCTGGAGGGGGCGGAGTTATAGTGTTCAAGGAGCATGATCAACTCGTGGACAAGTCTTGGATTGGCTGGTGTCAGGGTGGAGTTTCAAGCATCATCAAACTTCTGGTTTCAGCCAGTCTAGGGTCTGTGTCcttgtggtcagcagttttcatctaggtgggggtgggggggtctgcttcctgtaaaaCACGTTAGGGATGTGTGTCAGGCCTTCGTGCAGCTCTTTCGGGGATCTGGGAGTTTGGTAATTCTGCTATGGGGCAGAATTACAGTCTACATCGTTACCAGTTCCCCAACCCAACAGCTATTCTTCGTTTCTACATTTTCACATTTCCAATTTTTAACTCCCGAGTCAGAATTTTACTTCCAAAGACAAGGATACAGGGTCTTGTAGATGGTTTCAAGTCCCACCTTTTCTTTGGTATTCCTCAATCTTGAGGAGGAACAGATGCAGAACAAGAAAGGGACGCAAGTTCTAGATTGAGAGGTTAATTGTAAACTTGGCAGAGGAACTtagtttctgttctgtttctatTGCAATTTTCCTCAGGGAAATGAGATAACAACTGCTCTGGTTATGTCCTGCTGAAGTGgggcgtgctgctgctgctgctaagtcgcttcagtcgtgtccgactctgtgcgaccccagagacggcagctcaccaggctcccccgtccttgggattctcatAGTCCTGCCTAATTTGGGGAATGGACACAGAGTTGGAAATAATCTTGAGTTCAAGATTAACATCAATATTTTGTATTACGAAAATATTGTATCTCTTTTATTGCTTTGCTCTAGCACCTGGACAACCATTTGAAAATTATTAGACATAACTGCAATGAAGATAATGGTTAAAACACACCTTTGTAGTCTTTTTCAAAGAAGTCTTCCTGTTTTTTGATGGCAACCAGGAAAAATAAGTTTTGGAGTGTTTGCTCTTTACATATATTCAGTAACCAAGTAGTCTTTTGCTGGGAGGCTATAGGCTGAGTTGTCTCATTTGctactgtttttgttgttcagttactcagtcatgtgcaactctttgcaactccatggactgtggcacgtcaggcttgtctgtccttcacctatctccctgagtttgctcaaactcatgtccactgagtcagtgatgccattcaactatctcatcctctgtggccctcttctcctcctgccctcaatcttttccagcatcagggtcttttccaatgagtcacctctttgcatcaagtcactaaagtattggagcttcagcttcagcatcagtccttccaatgaatattcagggttgatttcctttagggttgactggtttgatctctttgcagtccaagggactctcaagagtcttctccagcaccacagttcaaaaactatTGTTTTTAAAGTAGGATAAAGATTTCATAGTTACAAGAAGACCTatactgtcggagaaggcaatgacaccccactccagtactcttgcctggaaaatcccatggacagaggagcctggtaggctgcggtccatgggttcgctgggagtcgggcaggactgagcgacttcattttcacttttcgctttcatgcattggagaaggaaatggcaacccactccagtgttcttgcctggagaatcccagagatggtggagcctgatgggcttctgtctatggggtcacacagagtcggacacgactgaagcaacttagcagcagtagatactgttttaaaaatggcTGATGGTGTCCTCAACTCTGATCAAGTTTAGAGAACTCAAGTTTTCAGTAATATAGAAATATGTCTGAACCCATATCCACACTGACAATCTAGTTCCACTTTGGATGTCTGAACCACAGTTATTCCATCCTGATTTTGCAATGTAATTTTTAATGGGTAAAGCAGATGTAGAATGCATGTTTAATAGGCCACAAACAGGCTGTTTTGGTTAGCCTAAAGTTCAGAACAATCATGTATAAGCCAGAATGATTTCCCATACTTGAACATGCAAAAATTTCTTCCATCATTTTCCCCTTTTGATTGCAAATCTTTCCATAAATGGCATTGGCCatcaatatatttttccagtgttTCCAGAGTGACAGTTACCTGCTCTGGGTCCATTTACTTCCCTCAGCGCTAGATCTCTTTGTTTACATGTTTGCCTACTTGTCCATGTTGGGGGGAAAACTAATCAGATATCATGAACCGGCTCAGAGATATGTGCATGGGGAAGTGCTTTGTAGGCTATACCGTTTATCATTTATCCCCAGTTGTCACACAAGCACCGTACATGTGCTTTAAGCAGTGCACTTAAAAGACGCAGTGATACGCGTCTGTGACAGCTTCActagagaattttcttttttaatcctgaACATTGGGGTCAAAAGCATGGTTAAAAGTAAAACGATAACTTTCTATTTTGATAGGAAGACAACCATTTGGTATACAGTGCAGTTGGATTAGTTGGATGGTTCTTACAGGTTTGGTCCAGATTTTAAAATCAGCTGTCTTCTACTGTTGTCTTCTTCTCATCTTAATATGGGTGTTATTTGGGGTCAACAGTCTTTTCTATAGACAGGCCAACGCACAGGCCTTTCTCAAGTGGGAAATATGAATTTTCAAGAGTCAGTTCCCTTCAGTATTGTCCCACAGGTACTAGTTAAGAGTGCCTGATATGGGTCCTTTTATTTAGTTTGGAGACAGTcctttaaaagatgctttttccAGCATCCATAATCTCTTAGTTGTAACTCACAgggcatctgatcttcatccaaaggtAGATTATTGTGATTAGCTTCAGAAACAAGCTCCGAATATTCTTCTACTAATTCAATTAAATCTTATAATAGCTTAACAGCGCAACAAAGAGTCATCTTGGACATAGCAAAGCCTCAGTAAATACAAAACTTCAATATCCACAAAGGTATACTATTGAAATAAAGTTTTTCTCTCTAGATTATCCTCATTTTTATTAAATCCAGCCAAATCAaggctgatttttccaaataagtCTGGTTTCAATAAACATGGCCTGCTTattcatataaatgtaattgCTCATATAGGCTCTTTTAAGCCTTCAGATTTTACtggtgcttctctggtggctcagatgataaagaatctgcttgcaatgcaggagaattgggtttgatccctgggtcgggaagatcccctggagaagggaatggctacccactccagtattcttgcctggagaatttcatggaccgaggagcctgaagggctatagtccacagggttgtaaagagttggacacgactgaccaaataacacacacatctcttcttttggttctgactcattcgaaaagaccctgatgctgggagggattgggggcaggaggagaaggggatgacagaggatgagatggctggatggcatcacctacttgatggacatgggtttgggtggactctgggagttggtgatggacaggaaggccgagtgtgctgtggttcatggggtcgcaaagagtcggacacgactgagcgactgaactgaactgaactgaacatctagaTTCTTGTATATGTCAAGAGACAGTCTTTTCCAGTCACTTGATAAAGTTGCTTAGACCTCAAGGGCCTCCAATTTTTGAAGCaatcaggcagagagaaaagaaaaatattttaattttatccacAGGTGTTTATTACcaaatttttataaatcaaaagTCGTTTGAGGAAAAGGGCTTTTCTATATCTGAAAAACAGATTAGAAGGCATTAGTATGTCAGAcaagtcataaaaattataatcatatttAGCTGTTCATTGAATCCCATATAGTCCAGTTTTTCCGTTAGTGGCATTGACCCTGTCTAATGATCGAAGATCGTAGTGACAGGGATAATTTCAAGAAGTTTGTGAATTTTTTCTTAAGATTACTATGATTTGTCCAGTTAAGTGGGTGTCTTGATCACTAGAGATTGTAGAAATTATATTCCAGACGGGAAACATATTTTctaaccttttctttttcattgtgagGACATCAGCCCTGAAACCAGGGAAGGCTTTAACCCTTCAGACAGAAAATGCGGTTTGTCAGGGAGCTGGGAAAAAGCCAAGCAGCTGTCTTGGATTTCCCAtacccttgattttttttttagtttatagttattgtttatgcattttaaattccCTGATTTAGGAGTAGACTGTTGTCGTGTTTTAAGGATATCAGGATAGCAAAAGTCTGACAACAAGGGGTTAATTTTTTGTAGACACAGAATGAGCTTTATCTACGCATGCCATAATCTTCATAGATCATTGTGAAATAATACTCATTTACTTTATCAAAGTAacagaagattttaaaaacagatataaatCACTTGAAGGCAAAGAAATCTGTATAGCCTGTTGTTAAAAGCTGCATTCCAAGAAAACGTTATTCTCTTAACAGAGAAAGCCAGATTCCCGTCTGGTACCAGCTCATTGTTGATAACAAGATTTGTTCATCTAGTTAATTTTAGTTTAATCTTAGAAAGACCCTTCAATAAATCTTGAAGAGGTAGTATCTTTGTAAAGGCATCAGAGTGAAACTATAGCTTTCTATAATGAAAAAAGGCTCAAGAAGGCAGGTATAAAATCCAATTACAATGAAACTGGCAAGGTAACTTTGTTACTGTGACATGTGATGACAGTAACTAGGATTATGACTGATAATATTTTACCAATACTAGTAAATCTTTATGAATTCTATATAATTTCTAGATTATCTCCATTAGTAACATTTACCACACAATATAACCTGAGAAGATTCATTCCTTATTTGACAGTATTTCCCATGCACCTTTAACATACCAAATTAACCTAATTAGTTTAATATCTTTCTTTGGGATGCCTCAAAAGTcctctgaagcaccccaaagttagTCAGAGATCAAAAGAAGTTCATCAGAATTTGCTTTTAGGAAGTTCCATCAAAAAATATTAGAGAGTTTAGAACATTCAGTCAGATCGGATCATCAGTCACTGTGAAAAAATAGTTATTCTTGCAGCCAGAGTAACAATAAAAGAGATTGGGTCaagatggcagagcagaaggACGTTCGATAATCTTCTCTTGAAAGAACCAAAGTCGCAAATAGCTGTTAAACAACCATTGATCAGAGGATGCTGGAACCCATCAGAAAAAGATACCCACATCCAAGCTCAGAGAACAAGCCATAATGAGATGGTAGTGAGTAAGCGAgtcagtgaagtcgctcagttgtgtctgactctttgcgaccccatggactgtagtatacCAGGCTgctttttccatgggattttccaggcaagggtactggagtgggttgccatttctttctccagaggatcttccccatgcagcgatcaaacctgaatctcccacattgcagcctgacgctttaccgtctgagccaccagggaagccgtaatgaaatggtaggaggggcacaatcatgatTAAATTAAATCCCACACCCACCAGATGGGCACCCTACAAATGGGAGAACAgcaccaaagaagttcttgcacacTTATGAAGGTTCTGAGCCCTGCATCAGACTTCCCATCCCGGGGATCCGGCAAAGGAACTAgcaatccccagggaatctgagcTTGAAGTCCAGCTGGATTGGATTGCAGGATTTCCACAGGACAGgggaaaacagagactccactcttgcaGGGCACAGGcgaaaccttgtgtgcaccaggaaccaggggaaaggagcagtgatcccacaggagactgagccaaACCTACCTGTGAGTGTTGGAGAGTCTCCTGAGGAGGTGAGGGTAGGCAGTGGCTTGCCACGGGAACAGGGacaccagcagcagcagtcctgggaggtgacCCTTGGTGTGAGTCCTCTTGGAGATCGCCATTAGCCCTACTGTAGAGCCTGTAGTCCTCCAGGGCTGAGTCCCCTCAGGCCAACAACtaacatggaaggaacctagccCATCAGCGGACAATTGGATTTaagttttactgagcatggtctgCCACCAGAGGGAGATGCTATTTTCTCCGACaccagttcctcccatcaggaagcttgcctTTTCGCCttatccaccagagggcagacaaactacaagaagcaagcaagcaagaacTACAATCCCGCAGCCTCCAGAATGGAAACCCGCAGTCACAGAAAGCTACTCAGAATGAAAAAGTCTTCCagatgaaagaacaagataaatcCCCAGAGAAAAagctaaatgaagtggagataggcaatcttctgagagggtaacaggcaggaaggccaggggtctccaaacggaggaaagaGGCTGCAAgcgtcagacattttttatctctctcttaagcagcaggaggaaacaaaccagtgttatatatatttttccccttctctatacaaatttagaaagaggtttctcttaaaattttgtgttgccataatgacacctggtcccacctgaactgaacttgtcttaaatcttgagctaaccaatgcattttccttatggaaatatttgtcttaagctatgttactGTGCTTtgcatttaccctagactctgtcttcaagtcggttctgagCTCTTCAAGTCAGTTCCGCCTAagggctcagaacctacttgacaaactaGTTCGTtatactcatacattgttctcctaatctatgttaatgaaactatatatttgtatggaaatctgcttttcttcaggattcatgtcaatcattttatatGCCCGGGATGACTCACttggtgccaatgttatctcaattcatgttgtgggtgaggggcctggcaccattctctgagttttgagacatttcctttctctaattagcagactgctagtagctatataacatccagctgaagactagcaggggggcactctttctgctcccttctgacGTCcatgtcaaaagctttctctatctcttttatactttaataaaactttatgacacaaaagctctgagcgatcaggCCTCGTCACTgaccccggattgaattcttttcctccagaggccaagaatcccggcgtcttttgtggttcagcaacaacctttcacttccagaaaaagaattcagaataacgaCAGTGAAGATGATTCAGGAGCTCGGAAAAagaatgcagaagatgcaagaaatgtttaccaaagacctggaagaactaaagaagaaacaacagagatgaacaataccctagaaagaatcaatagcagaataacaagggcagaggaatggataagtgacctggaagatagaatggtgaaaatcattaaagcaaaacagaatatggaaaaaagaataaaaagaaatgggaacactataagagacctctgggacaacattaaatgcaccaacatttcaCACTATAGGGGTCCTAGAAGGCAatgataccccactccagtacccttgcctggaaaatcccatggacggaggagcctggtaggctgcagtccatgaggtcgctaagagtcagacacgactgagcgacttcactttcacttttcactttcatgctttggagaaggaaatggcaacacactccagtgttcttgcctggagaatcccagggacgggggagcctgatgggctgccgtctatggggtcgcacagagttggacacgactgaagcaacttagcagcagcagcagcagcagcagaagacaaagaaagagaaaggacccgagaaaatatctgaagagataatagctgaaaaggTCCCTAACGtgggaaagaaaacagtcaaccaggtccaggaagtgcagagagtcccaggcaggatgaacccaaggaggaacacaagtgtacacagtaatcaaactgacgAAAATTAAAGAGAGGTAAAACATTAGGAAGAGTTCCCAGAGCTCACACAAGGTTGGAGGACAAACCTTGTGTCaactgaaaagcaaaacagaaccCGGCACAACCTAAAAGCCAGGCGTTAATGTTTTATCTGGGGACCCTGCTGAGGACTAATGGGGCTTACCTGGcagctcaaagggtaaagaatccgcctgcaatgcaggagacccaggttcaatccctgggtcaggaagattcccctggaaaagggaatggcaacccattccagtattcttgcctggagaattccatggacagaggagcctggtaggctatgggataccaaagagttgggcacaactgagtgactaacacctccACTTTagctatctagggccagtatcctgttttcctccaccctgaattcccctcagggaAATCATCAAACCCATGGAACCCAGAAGTTCAATGAACTTCAAGCacaagaaattgaagaaaactataccaaagcagaaagtgaagaggaactaaaaagcctcttgatgaaagtgaaagaggagagttaaaagttgacttaaagctcaatgttcagaaaactaagatcatggcatctggtcccatcacttcatgggaaacagtggaaacagtgtcagactttattctggggggctccaaaatcactgcagatggtgactgcagccatgaaattaaaagacgcttactccttggaaggaaagttatgaccaacctagatagcatattcaaaagcagagacattactttgccaacaaaggtccgtctagtcaaggctatggtttttccagtggtcatgtatggatgtgagagttggactgtgaagaaagctgagcactgaagaattgatgcatttgaactgtggtgctggagaagactcttgagagtctcttggactgcaaggagatccaaccagtccattctaaaggagattggttctgggtgttctttggaagg of the Bubalus bubalis isolate 160015118507 breed Murrah chromosome 15, NDDB_SH_1, whole genome shotgun sequence genome contains:
- the LOC102395337 gene encoding ly-6/neurotoxin-like protein 1, with the translated sequence MTPLLALFLVALVGLPVAQALDCHVCAYNGENCFNPMRCPAMVSYCMTTRTYYTPTRMKVSKSCVPSCFETVYDGYSKHASTTSCCQYDLCNGAGLATPATLALALILLATLWGLL